TAATAAGTAATATAAAACAATTAATGTCATATTTTCTAAGTGTAATCCATTTGAACAGTGTGACATAAGAAAATAATAAATAGCACTGAGTGCTTATTTGCGTATGTATGTATCATCTGCTTGTTGTATCAGTCCTCAGGGAATATTTATGCTGGGTGAATTACCCTCCTCTCCGGTAGTTCTGGAAGGTAACCGGTGGGCATGTATAGAACCTGACTATAAAAATAGCATCAAAGATGCAAATCTCCGGCGACGGATGAGCAGGATTGTGAAAATAGGGGTATCTGCCGCTATGGAATGTGTCAGGCAGTCGGGCGTGGATCCGGATGCCATTATCACAGCAACAGGATTGGGGTGTCTGGCTGATACGGAAAAATTCTTATCTGCACTGACTGATCAGCAGGAACAACAGTTAAACCCAACTCCATTCATTCAGTCGACATTCAATACGGTAGGCGCCCAGACGGCTCTGTTACTGGGAAACCACGGATACAACACCACCTATGTTCATCGTGGTTGTTCTTTTGAAAGTGCTTTGCTGGATGCTAAGATACAGATCGATGAAGGAAATGCCGGACACGTTCTGGTGGGTTGCTTTGACGAAACAACGGATGTCAGCTTCGAGATCATGCGTAGAATGGGGTTCTGGAAAAAAGATCCGGGTAAAAATAGCTCTTTGTATCAGGACGATTCAAGAGGAACGGTATCAGGTGAAGGAGCCGCTTTTTTCATGTTGAGTAAGCAACCGACTCCTCAATCGTTACCAATCAGTATTTCCGATGTTTATTATTTTAACCAACCCGTCGATCATAACTCTGGCGAACATCTGTATGCCTTTCTGTCGTCACGGAAATATGATATTTCCGGCATCGATTTACTGATATTGGGAAATAACGGAGACACACAGGGCGACAAAATCTATCAGGAAATAGCCCGGCGATTTTTTCCGGGAATACCCTATTGCTTCTTTAAAAATTTGTGTGGTGAATACAGCACAGCATCCGGATTTGCACTATCTTTGGCTAGCGGGATATTGATCCGTCAGGAAATCGGAGCGGCCATGTCTTTTGGGAACATTTCCCGGAAAATAAAAAATGTATTGATTATTAATCACTTTCAAAGAACAAGTTATGGCCTGATCCGTTGTACCATTGAGACCATATGAGACACTTTTAAACTAAATAAGTACGATGCAGTTCCATATTCCCATAGAAAATCCGGTAATTGTACTGGCGCTTTGCCTGTCTATTATTTTGGTTGTTCCTCCTGTCTGCCGGAGGATTGGGATGCCTTCCATTTTCGGATTGATCCTTGCAGGGATTGCCATCGGGCCTAAGGGATTTCACCTGATTGGCGAAAAATCGGGACTGGAGCTCTTGTCTACCGCAGGATTGCTTTACCTGATGTTCCTGATGACGTTGGAGATCGAT
This Bacteroidales bacterium DNA region includes the following protein-coding sequences:
- a CDS encoding beta-ketoacyl synthase chain length factor, encoding MYVSSACCISPQGIFMLGELPSSPVVLEGNRWACIEPDYKNSIKDANLRRRMSRIVKIGVSAAMECVRQSGVDPDAIITATGLGCLADTEKFLSALTDQQEQQLNPTPFIQSTFNTVGAQTALLLGNHGYNTTYVHRGCSFESALLDAKIQIDEGNAGHVLVGCFDETTDVSFEIMRRMGFWKKDPGKNSSLYQDDSRGTVSGEGAAFFMLSKQPTPQSLPISISDVYYFNQPVDHNSGEHLYAFLSSRKYDISGIDLLILGNNGDTQGDKIYQEIARRFFPGIPYCFFKNLCGEYSTASGFALSLASGILIRQEIGAAMSFGNISRKIKNVLIINHFQRTSYGLIRCTIETI